In one Populus nigra chromosome 12, ddPopNigr1.1, whole genome shotgun sequence genomic region, the following are encoded:
- the LOC133668961 gene encoding RING-H2 finger protein ATL7 isoform X3 translates to MSRSKSEPPSCCSTTASSTSRSPVASTELKLYQAFIFSVPIFFTFILLFLFYLFYLRRRRVDWASLRMRASLQDHTVDISRQVEMGLKKELREMLPVIVYKESFSVRDTQCPVCLGDYQADDKLQQIPACGHTFHMDCIDHWLTNHITCPLCRLSLLASVKAPSEPPRNQVETVQEYSAAENGEEASVQPRPESCEESHATPLSQSMDEESRTLQNSAGEEQRSECADQGREFRFARNEAEEHENSRDSSAQCHA, encoded by the exons ATGTCTCGTTCCAAATCTGAGCCGCCTAGTTGCTGTTCAACAACAGCCTCTTCTACTTCACGATCACCGGTAGCTTCAACTGAGCTGAAGTTATACCAAGCTTTCATCTTTTCTGTTCCAATTTTCTTCACTTTCATCCTCCTcttcttgttttatttgttcTATCTTCGTCGTAGAAGGGTTGATTGGGCATCTCTTAGAATGCGAGCTTCTTTGCAAGACCACACTGTTGACATCTCTAGA CAGGTTGAGATGGGTTTGAAGAAAGAATTGAGAGAAATGCTTCCCGTTATTGTATACAAGGAAAGCTTCTCCGTCAGAGATACACA ATGCCCGGTATGCTTGGGCGACTACCAAGCAGATGATAAACTTCAACAAATACCTGCATGTGGCCACACATTTCACATGGACTGCATTGACCATTGGCTTACCAACCACATTACCTGCCCCCTCTGCCGTCTTTCCCTCCTTGCATCAGTCAAAGCTCCCAGTGAACCACCTAGAAATCAAGTAGAAACTGTTCAGGAATATTCTGCGGCAGAGAATGGTGAGGAAGCATCTGTTCAACCAAGGCCAGAAAGTTGTGAAGAATCACATGCGACACCACTCTCTCAGTCAATGGATGAAGAATCCAGGACTCTTCAAAACAGTGCTGGAGAAGAGCAAAGATCTGAATGTGCTGATCAAGGGAGAGAGTTCAGGTTTGCAAGGAACGAAGCCGAAGAGCATGAGAATAGTAGAGATTCTTCTG CTCAATGTCATGCATAA
- the LOC133668961 gene encoding RING-H2 finger protein ATL7 isoform X1 produces the protein MSRSKSEPPSCCSTTASSTSRSPVASTELKLYQAFIFSVPIFFTFILLFLFYLFYLRRRRVDWASLRMRASLQDHTVDISRQVEMGLKKELREMLPVIVYKESFSVRDTQCPVCLGDYQADDKLQQIPACGHTFHMDCIDHWLTNHITCPLCRLSLLASVKAPSEPPRNQVETVQEYSAAENGEEASVQPRPESCEESHATPLSQSMDEESRTLQNSAGEEQRSECADQGREFRFARNEAEEHENSRDSSVAQCHA, from the exons ATGTCTCGTTCCAAATCTGAGCCGCCTAGTTGCTGTTCAACAACAGCCTCTTCTACTTCACGATCACCGGTAGCTTCAACTGAGCTGAAGTTATACCAAGCTTTCATCTTTTCTGTTCCAATTTTCTTCACTTTCATCCTCCTcttcttgttttatttgttcTATCTTCGTCGTAGAAGGGTTGATTGGGCATCTCTTAGAATGCGAGCTTCTTTGCAAGACCACACTGTTGACATCTCTAGA CAGGTTGAGATGGGTTTGAAGAAAGAATTGAGAGAAATGCTTCCCGTTATTGTATACAAGGAAAGCTTCTCCGTCAGAGATACACA ATGCCCGGTATGCTTGGGCGACTACCAAGCAGATGATAAACTTCAACAAATACCTGCATGTGGCCACACATTTCACATGGACTGCATTGACCATTGGCTTACCAACCACATTACCTGCCCCCTCTGCCGTCTTTCCCTCCTTGCATCAGTCAAAGCTCCCAGTGAACCACCTAGAAATCAAGTAGAAACTGTTCAGGAATATTCTGCGGCAGAGAATGGTGAGGAAGCATCTGTTCAACCAAGGCCAGAAAGTTGTGAAGAATCACATGCGACACCACTCTCTCAGTCAATGGATGAAGAATCCAGGACTCTTCAAAACAGTGCTGGAGAAGAGCAAAGATCTGAATGTGCTGATCAAGGGAGAGAGTTCAGGTTTGCAAGGAACGAAGCCGAAGAGCATGAGAATAGTAGAGATTCTTCTG TAGCTCAATGTCATGCATAA
- the LOC133668961 gene encoding RING-H2 finger protein ATL7 isoform X2 codes for MSRSKSEPPSCCSTTASSTSRSPVASTELKLYQAFIFSVPIFFTFILLFLFYLFYLRRRRVDWASLRMRASLQDHTVDISRVEMGLKKELREMLPVIVYKESFSVRDTQCPVCLGDYQADDKLQQIPACGHTFHMDCIDHWLTNHITCPLCRLSLLASVKAPSEPPRNQVETVQEYSAAENGEEASVQPRPESCEESHATPLSQSMDEESRTLQNSAGEEQRSECADQGREFRFARNEAEEHENSRDSSVAQCHA; via the exons ATGTCTCGTTCCAAATCTGAGCCGCCTAGTTGCTGTTCAACAACAGCCTCTTCTACTTCACGATCACCGGTAGCTTCAACTGAGCTGAAGTTATACCAAGCTTTCATCTTTTCTGTTCCAATTTTCTTCACTTTCATCCTCCTcttcttgttttatttgttcTATCTTCGTCGTAGAAGGGTTGATTGGGCATCTCTTAGAATGCGAGCTTCTTTGCAAGACCACACTGTTGACATCTCTAGA GTTGAGATGGGTTTGAAGAAAGAATTGAGAGAAATGCTTCCCGTTATTGTATACAAGGAAAGCTTCTCCGTCAGAGATACACA ATGCCCGGTATGCTTGGGCGACTACCAAGCAGATGATAAACTTCAACAAATACCTGCATGTGGCCACACATTTCACATGGACTGCATTGACCATTGGCTTACCAACCACATTACCTGCCCCCTCTGCCGTCTTTCCCTCCTTGCATCAGTCAAAGCTCCCAGTGAACCACCTAGAAATCAAGTAGAAACTGTTCAGGAATATTCTGCGGCAGAGAATGGTGAGGAAGCATCTGTTCAACCAAGGCCAGAAAGTTGTGAAGAATCACATGCGACACCACTCTCTCAGTCAATGGATGAAGAATCCAGGACTCTTCAAAACAGTGCTGGAGAAGAGCAAAGATCTGAATGTGCTGATCAAGGGAGAGAGTTCAGGTTTGCAAGGAACGAAGCCGAAGAGCATGAGAATAGTAGAGATTCTTCTG TAGCTCAATGTCATGCATAA
- the LOC133669103 gene encoding uncharacterized protein LOC133669103, translated as MAIPKMGLMAWFNKSIVDPLYQILSRGLEPKQLALSTALGITLGIFPICGVTVLLCGVAIALLGSLCHAPTVMLANFIATPLELSLVVPFVRFGEVMSGGPHFPLTSDALKKVFTGQASREVILSVAHALLGWLVAAPFILAALYIIFLPCFKVLVHKFSTVPLSPNKSPNSLAEVKLKGRDV; from the exons ATGGCGATACCGAAGATGGGATTGATGGCTTGGTTTAACAAGAGTATCGTCGATCCTCTCTATCAAATCCTTAGCAG GGGTTTAGAGCCGAAGCAATTGGCTCTCTCAACGGCACTTGGTATTACTCTCGGAATATTTCCCATTTGCG GTGTTACTGTTCTGCTTTGTGGAGTAGCTATTGCGTTGCTTGGATCTCTTTGCCATGCTCCCACTGTGATGTTAGCTAACTTCATTGCTACTCCTTTAGAGTTGAG TTTGGTGGTGCCCTTCGTGCGTTTTGGCGAAGTTATGTCCGGGGGACCGCATTTTCCGTTGACATCTGATGCATTGAAAAAGGTTTTCACAGGACAAGCTTCGCGTGAAGTTATATTAAGTGTTGCCCATGCG CTGTTGGGATGGCTAGTTGCAGCACCCTTTATTCTGGCTGCACTCTACATCATATTTTTGCCATGTTTCAAGGTCTTGGTTCACAAGTTCAGCACCGTTCCATTAAGCCCAAATAAATCACCCAATTCACTCGCAGAAGTCAAGCTTAAGGGAAGGGATGTTTAA